A DNA window from Vigna unguiculata cultivar IT97K-499-35 chromosome 10, ASM411807v1, whole genome shotgun sequence contains the following coding sequences:
- the LOC114166560 gene encoding plasmodesmata-located protein 8-like isoform X1 has translation MFITLQLDSTHRIIIALKLSYLLFLLSSIPNALGYTSRAHIFIYAGCSQEKYQPNTPFEANLNSFLSSVSGSSSENSYNSFAIGNGSSSPAEGSIYGLYQCRSDLRPNECSKCVKSCVDQIGLVCPLALGASLQLEGCYIRYEHGDFLGKPDTSLWYKKCSKAVTSDAEFLRRRDDVLSDLQAVNGFGVSSSGFAEGFALCLGDLSVADCSSCLQAAVGKLRSICGSAASADVFLAQCYARYWEAGYYDQAESSNEDDQVGKSVAIMVGVLAGLAIIVVLLSICRRAFGGCNLLVHKVDLSSPSRKGCKIT, from the exons atgttcataacCCTTCAACTAGACTCAACTCATAGAATCATTATAGCTTTGAAACTCTCATATCTGCTATTTCTCCTTTCTTCAATTCCTAATGCCTTAGGCTACACTAGCAGAGCTCACATCTTCATTTATGCTGGGTGCTCTCAAGAAAAATACCAACCAAACACACCCTTTGAAGCGAACCTCAATTCCTTCTTGTCTTCAGTTTCTGGTTCATCTTCTGAGAATTCCTACAACAGCTTTGCTATTGGAAATGGAAGCTCATCACCAGCAGAGGGATCCATATACGGGTTATACCAGTGCAGGAGTGATTTGAGGCCAAATGAATGCTCAAAATGTGTTAAAAGTTGTGTTGACCAGATAGGGTTGGTGTGTCCCTTGGCACTAGGGGCATCTCTGCAACTTGAAGGGTGTTATATCAGATATGAGCATGGTGATTTCCTTGGAAAACCTGACACGAGCCTTTGGTACAAGAAGTGTAGTAAAGCGGTGACAAGTGATGCTGAGTTCTTGAGGCGTAGGGATGATGTTCTTTCTGATTTGCAAGCAGTGAATGGATTTGGAGTGAGTAGTTCTGGTTTTGCTGAAGGGTTTGCACTGTGTTTGGGAGATTTGAGTGTGGCTGATTGCTCCTCGTGCCTTCAAGCAGCAGTGGGAAAGCTTAGGAGCATTTGTGGTTCAGCAGCATCAGCTGATGTGTTCTTGGCTCAATGTTATGCTCGCTACTGGGAAGCTGGCTACTATGATCAAGCAG AATCTTCTAATGAGGATGACCAAGTGGGAAAATCAGTTGCCATTATGGTGGGAGTGCTTGCTGGTTTAGCCATTATTGTTGTCCTTCTCTCAATCTGCAGAAGAGCATTTG
- the LOC114166560 gene encoding plasmodesmata-located protein 8-like isoform X2, giving the protein MFITLQLDSTHRIIIALKLSYLLFLLSSIPNALGYTSRAHIFIYAGCSQEKYQPNTPFEANLNSFLSSVSGSSSENSYNSFAIGNGSSSPAEGSIYGLYQCRSDLRPNECSKCVKSCVDQIGLVCPLALGASLQLEGCYIRYEHGDFLGKPDTSLWYKKCSKAVTSDAEFLRRRDDVLSDLQAVNGFGVSSSGFAEGFALCLGDLSVADCSSCLQAAVGKLRSICGSAASADVFLAQCYARYWEAGYYDQAESSNEDDQVGKSVAIMVGVLAGLAIIVVLLSICRRAFG; this is encoded by the exons atgttcataacCCTTCAACTAGACTCAACTCATAGAATCATTATAGCTTTGAAACTCTCATATCTGCTATTTCTCCTTTCTTCAATTCCTAATGCCTTAGGCTACACTAGCAGAGCTCACATCTTCATTTATGCTGGGTGCTCTCAAGAAAAATACCAACCAAACACACCCTTTGAAGCGAACCTCAATTCCTTCTTGTCTTCAGTTTCTGGTTCATCTTCTGAGAATTCCTACAACAGCTTTGCTATTGGAAATGGAAGCTCATCACCAGCAGAGGGATCCATATACGGGTTATACCAGTGCAGGAGTGATTTGAGGCCAAATGAATGCTCAAAATGTGTTAAAAGTTGTGTTGACCAGATAGGGTTGGTGTGTCCCTTGGCACTAGGGGCATCTCTGCAACTTGAAGGGTGTTATATCAGATATGAGCATGGTGATTTCCTTGGAAAACCTGACACGAGCCTTTGGTACAAGAAGTGTAGTAAAGCGGTGACAAGTGATGCTGAGTTCTTGAGGCGTAGGGATGATGTTCTTTCTGATTTGCAAGCAGTGAATGGATTTGGAGTGAGTAGTTCTGGTTTTGCTGAAGGGTTTGCACTGTGTTTGGGAGATTTGAGTGTGGCTGATTGCTCCTCGTGCCTTCAAGCAGCAGTGGGAAAGCTTAGGAGCATTTGTGGTTCAGCAGCATCAGCTGATGTGTTCTTGGCTCAATGTTATGCTCGCTACTGGGAAGCTGGCTACTATGATCAAGCAG AATCTTCTAATGAGGATGACCAAGTGGGAAAATCAGTTGCCATTATGGTGGGAGTGCTTGCTGGTTTAGCCATTATTGTTGTCCTTCTCTCAATCTGCAGAAGAGCATTTG